The stretch of DNA CAGCAATGTGGACCCAGGACAGAACATGCGCATACACAACAGTCCACTCTCCATGCCTGAGGTTCATCCTTTCCACAGACTCTGTTATCCTTGGAAACCTGGCATTCGGGGTCCCTCACATCTTCCAGAGCCCCAGTGTGCGCATGTGGAGTGTGCTGTGGTTGGGGGGGGGTGTCCGGTTGGGAGGAGGATCCGATTCCTGTTTCCTGCTCCTACTCACTCAGCCCCGGGAGGTGACCGAGAGTGGAGAGGACTTGAGGGTGAGTGCTTGGGCCGAGTACCTGGGTCCCTGAGAGAGGCctgagtggggggtgggggaaggaagtAAGGGCTGATACCTGAGGGGGGCAGGGATCCCGGAGGGGGCAAGGCTGGGGAGGAGCTGGCCAGCTGGCGAGGCTACTGCCTGGGTCACCTAAGGAGCTTCCTGCCAGAACACAGAGGCCATTGAGCCGCGAGACTCACGGTctacagcccccagcccccaccccgcaTCATTTCTCAGAAACCAATCTGGGGCTTAGAGGGACCTGACTCTCCTGCTGACTCCACAGGGAATGTGGGGGCGCAGGTCTTCCCGCTGTGACCCTTCAGCCTTCTCAGGCTTACAGGAGGAAGCGAGCCCATGCCCCAGCATCTTGCCCAAGTGGTCCTCACCTTCAGTCTGATCTGATCTCCTTCCTCACCACACTCTGGGCATCCTGGCAGGATCCAGGCTTCTACCCACTGGGGCCTCTCTCTGGGACCAGGTGGGGAGCAAGGAGGCAGACAGGGATGAGGATGGGGCAGGAGAGACCATGCCCGGGGCCTCCTGGTCTCCTGGGGTCAGAGGCTCCAGGAATCTTCATGGCAGGAAAAGGAGACTAAAAATAATCCGGAAAGGGAGAGTCCGGAGAGAGGAACTGGGAAATGGGGGGCGGAGGGCCCACTGGAGCAGGGAAGCTGTGATGTGGCCCAGGCACACACAGCACATATGCCCCACAGAGAAAGCACAGAACACACGCCCAACACCCCCATCTCACCCCACACACTGTGTACCCCACTCTCCCACTTTGTACCGCATACGAtagacacacttttttttttttccaaatatttatttgggCCAGATTGAGCTCTTAAGTTACGGCACACAAACTCTTagctgaggcatgcaggatctaattTCCTGATCAGGTATCGAACAGGGGCCCCCTGTACGGGGAGTGTGGAGTGTTAGACACCGGatggtcagggaagtcccaacagatACGCTCCTGAAACACAGCATCCAACACCCAGTTCATATattaatagcagcagcagcagcgcacaCATGCCATGTCCATGcttaaaccacacacacaaaagttcaCAACACACAGACACGGAACACAGTTCCTGAGATAGACACTTACTGCATGCCCTATTTCCCTTGCTGATCCAGTCCTCTCCCAACTTGGGTCTCTATCCAGGTGCCCACACTCTGGCCTCTGTCTCCTCTGGCCTGATTGTGACAGCAGAGGTCAAAAGATGGAGTGAGATGGAGgctggggggtgtgggggtggggtttcAGAGTTCTCAGGAAATGGAATAAGGAGGATTGAGAGGTTATGAGAAAAGACAGTGGaaatggggagggaagagaggaagtgCCCCCACCTCTACTCCTGAGCCTAAAATCTCAGCTCATTTGCCTGCAGACATTCTGCTCAAAGGTCTTGGTCTACTCACGCAGGAGCGTGGGGAACGCAAAGGGCACTAAGGGTCTCTCTTTCTGCCCCCTCTTCCTCAGGGGATGACTCCAGCAGTGTACCCCACTCCTTGGAAGAGCTCAGAGGAAGATGTCAGCCCAGTCTCTTCCGGAAGCAACACCCCCCACCCAGAAGCCCCCTCGGATCATCCGCCCCCGCCCCCCTTCTCGCGCCAGGGCTACCCAGTCCCCAGGGCCCCACCACAATGGCTCCTCTCCACAAGAATCTCCCCTCACCGCCAATGAGGCACCAAGCCCCATGTGCACCCCCATGTTCTGGGAGCCCCCAGCCCCATCTCTCAAGCCCCCCGCCCTTCTGCCCCCATCAGCTTCTAAAGCCAGCCTCGACTCCCAGACTTTTCCAGACTCTTTTCCAGACTCTTCCGACACCCCCAGCCCAGTGTCCCGGCGCTCCATCTCCCCAGAGACTACTCCCCGGTCTCCAGTACCCCCACCCAAACCCTCTGGGTCACCCCGCATGGCTCTGCCCCTGCTCCCCACGACCCAGGTCCCCGACCAGGATGGCTCTGCCTCGGCCCCAGGCACTGTGCGCAGACTGGCTGGCAAGTTCGAATGGGGGACTGAAGGCAGAGTCCAGGCTGCGGACACCCTGGAGCCAAGTCCCCCAGGGGGAGTGGATGtgaatggggagagagagactCCCCAGGGCAACCTCACTGGGAGCGGGTCCCAGGAGAACGGCACTCCAGGTAAGCTGGGCTGGGCTCAATCCAGCTCCTCTTTTTCATTCTCAGGGCTTTACgattttttttggaggggtggAGTTACACCCTGGGGGtgtaaccagggatcgaacccatgcctccagcattggaagtgcagagtcctaacacTAAACTGCCAGGCAAGTTCCTTAGATTGGGTACTTTAAGaggctactttttaaaaaatggattccaTACTTTGAAAATCTGGTTTTAATACTTCTGGAGCTTTGAAGAGAGCCTGAAGGTGAGAGATGCCTAGCACTGACCTCTAGTTCCTGCTGCTGCACAGgttaaggggagggaggaggcctggggaggggggctgtcCTAAGGAGGCCCCTGTCTCCCACAGGTGCTGGGCTGGCCTGCCCTCCCTGCTGCCCCTGTGTCTGCCACGTGGGCCGGCCTGGCCTGGAGCTCCGATGGGTGCCAGTGGGGGGCTATGAGGATGGCCCCAGGGTCCCTTGCCGGGCCTCCCCACTGCGGGCCTCCCGCTCCCGCCCCAGCCCTTCAAGCCTCAGCCACCCCCCAGTCGTCCTCACATCCTACCGCTCCACTGCTGAGCGCAAACTCCTGCCACCCCTCAAACCCCCTAAACCAACTCGGATCAGACAGGACATCACCATCTCTGGGGAGCCCCCACAGCCTGATCTCGATCCGCCCTCTGAAGATGGAATCCAAAGAGGTACAGGGCCCGAGGGATGGGCCTCAGGGCTGGGAAGAGACTGGGTGGAGATGTAGCGTTCTAAACACCAACTCACTACAACCCCCGACAAGCCCTGGGCTTCTTGTTCCTCCACCAGCTGCTGCTCCGGAGCTGACAGTTGTAGTTTCTATAGTAACAGTCTTTGCTGGGCTGGGGTCAGGAGTCCTGGGCTGGTGATTCTTCACTCTGGGTTCTCTCTTAGGGGACAGTCCTGATGGTGCTCCTCAGAATGATTCTCCAGCCACCACGGAGGGCAGGTACTGAACACCTAGATACTCCTTCCTGAAAACAGActaaactttgtgtgtgtgtgtgtgtgtgtgcgctaagtcacttcagtcgggtctgactatTGTGACccagaagcctgccaggctcctctgtccatgggagtctccaggcaagaatactggagtgggttgccacgctctcctccaggggatcttcccaactcagggatggaacccgagtctctttaagtctcctgcactggcatgcagttctttaccactagtgccacctgggaagcccagactaaACTTTGGGTCCACCTAAATCCCACCCCAAGCATCGAGTGAAGAACAGCTGGGCCTCTAGGGACAAGCAGCCCCAGTTTCTAACCCCAGCTTTGTCCCTTATCAGCTATGTGACCTCAAACattcacttaacctttctgggtCTCAgcctcctcacctgtgaaattgGGGTAAACATACCAAATACTTAATAAGTGGCTGGGGTCTGATACTGGTGAAGAGTCAGGCCCATACTAAGTCATTTTAGTTGCCCCACTTTGAGCCTCTATTGAAATTATTGTCCACAAATCCATGTGGCAACCAGGAACATTTCTCCTGTGTTACCTGGGCCCATCAGTTCTTTCACCACCATCATCAGAGTTAATCTGAGACCATCAATTTATTCAGCATTTACTGGAGTTTAGTCTCCTGGGTTTTCACTTTGGGTGAATGGGTGTGCGGTGGTGCTGATGACCAGAACAGAGTGGGGGGAGGTGTAACAGCTGAGCTAAGTTGCACTGAGGCACATACAGGACATTCCAGACAGTGGTCCTTCCATGAAAGCCCTGGAGATGGAGGCTACAAGTGTACAGTGTCCAGAGGTTGAGATAACAGGAATGGACGGGCCCGCTTAGGGCCTCACATACCACAGGCACATAAAACAAGCTGGGGTTTGGCTAGGGTCCCTACATACGACCTGGACGTTGGTTGTGTACCCCTGCACAGTATCATGTGAATAGCTGTGTTTTGAGGAACTCCATCCCTTTCTCTTTCCAcagggaggaagaggagctggaggagctgaAGGAGCAGAACTGGGAGCTGCCCCTGCAGGATGGTGAGGGCTGCTGGACCCCGGGGTGCCTGCTGAGACCCAGCTAGCAGCGCGGACCGGCTAGGTGGGGCACGGGACTTCCCTGATGTGCCTGTCTGCTCTCCAGAACCGCTTTACCAGACCTACCGCGCAGCCGTGCTGTCAGAGGAGCTGTGGGGGGTCGGTGAGGATGGGGGTCCGGCTTCAGCAAACGCTGGGGAAGCTCCCACCTTCGCCCGTCCCCCGGGCCCTCGAAACACGCTGTGGCAGGAGCTTCCGGCTGTGCGAGCCAGCGGCCTCCTGGACACCCTGAGTGCCCAGGAGCGGCGGATGCAGGAGGTGGGCGTCCCTGGGCTCGGTGCGGGGCGCGGAGGGGAGGAGCCTGGgccccaggcctgggctgggagctgggcttTCCATTCGCACCCTGCGCATCCTCCTTAGAGCCTGTTCGAGGTGGTGACATCGGAGGCTTCGTACCTGCGCTCCCTGCGGCTGCTGACCGACACCTTCGTGCTGAGCCAGGCGCTCCGGGACACACTCACCCCCCGGGATCACCACACCCTCTTCTCCAACGTGCAGCGAGTCCAGG from Bos mutus isolate GX-2022 chromosome 19, NWIPB_WYAK_1.1, whole genome shotgun sequence encodes:
- the ARHGEF15 gene encoding rho guanine nucleotide exchange factor 15, translated to MSAQSLPEATPPTQKPPRIIRPRPPSRARATQSPGPHHNGSSPQESPLTANEAPSPMCTPMFWEPPAPSLKPPALLPPSASKASLDSQTFPDSFPDSSDTPSPVSRRSISPETTPRSPVPPPKPSGSPRMALPLLPTTQVPDQDGSASAPGTVRRLAGKFEWGTEGRVQAADTLEPSPPGGVDVNGERETPQGNLTGSGSQENGTPGAGLACPPCCPCVCHVGRPGLELRWVPVGGYEDGPRVPCRASPLRASRSRPSPSSLSHPPVVLTSYRSTAERKLLPPLKPPKPTRIRQDITISGEPPQPDLDPPSEDGIQRGDSPDGAPQNDSPATTEGREEEELEELKEQNWELPLQDEPLYQTYRAAVLSEELWGVGEDGGPASANAGEAPTFARPPGPRNTLWQELPAVRASGLLDTLSAQERRMQESLFEVVTSEASYLRSLRLLTDTFVLSQALRDTLTPRDHHTLFSNVQRVQGVSERFLGKLLSRVRASPHIRDLCDVVHAHAVGPFSVYVDYVRNQQYQEETYSRLMDTNVRFSAELRRLQSLPKCQRLPLPSFLLLPFQRITRLRMLLQNILRQTEEGSSRQENAQKALGAVSKIIERCSAEVGRMKQTEELIRLTQRLRFHKVKALPLVSWSRRLELQGELTELGCRRGGVLFASRPRFTPLCLLLFSDLLLITQPKSGQRLQVLDYAHRSLVQAQQVPDPSGPPTFRLSLLSNHQGRPTHRLLQASSLSDMQRWLGAFPTPGPLPCSADTVYEDCDCSQELCSEPSTPTKTEGRNVESRAPPKHLHKNPEGWLKGLPGAFPAQLVCEVTGEHERRKHLRQHQRLLEAVGPSSGAPDAPPP